A section of the Streptomyces sp. CG1 genome encodes:
- a CDS encoding DUF6082 family protein: MDARLLVRRTGALLGLVAAAAGALAAVLLSPFLLQEFSRSKGVDWNQLSQIGAAYGFTSAIVSALALTGVAASLFVQNRQARADQVQAIRSYYLELVRMELDDMPLYQPCWGDMDIADPHEQKRHVYADLMMNYAWMGFEVGTIPESLLRDMFSGMFTGGAGRTYWIRSRTSWIASASGSRRGRQFLTIVGEEHDRAAAAGPPTRSTVTSSPPGSASSGTSRAWRTPVGILIGLGAGLAAGSVVRSRRN, translated from the coding sequence GTGGATGCACGTCTGCTGGTTCGCCGGACAGGTGCCTTGCTTGGACTTGTAGCTGCCGCAGCGGGCGCCCTGGCTGCAGTTCTGTTGTCGCCTTTCCTTCTGCAGGAGTTCTCCCGCTCCAAGGGCGTGGACTGGAACCAGCTGAGTCAGATCGGTGCGGCCTACGGCTTCACGTCGGCAATCGTCTCGGCGCTGGCGCTGACCGGCGTCGCCGCGTCACTGTTCGTCCAGAACCGACAGGCCAGGGCGGACCAGGTTCAGGCGATCCGTAGTTACTACCTCGAACTGGTCCGCATGGAACTCGACGACATGCCGCTCTACCAGCCGTGTTGGGGCGACATGGACATCGCCGATCCTCACGAGCAGAAGCGGCACGTCTACGCCGACCTGATGATGAACTACGCGTGGATGGGCTTTGAAGTCGGGACCATTCCCGAGAGCCTGCTGCGGGACATGTTCTCCGGGATGTTCACCGGAGGGGCCGGGCGAACCTACTGGATCAGGTCCCGTACCTCCTGGATCGCCAGCGCGTCCGGAAGCCGTCGCGGGCGTCAATTCCTGACCATCGTGGGGGAGGAGCACGATCGTGCTGCCGCTGCCGGGCCGCCGACTCGCTCAACCGTGACATCCAGCCCGCCTGGCAGCGCCTCTTCGGGGACATCGCGCGCGTGGCGCACGCCAGTGGGCATCCTGATCGGCCTGGGCGCTGGCTTGGCGGCCGGATCGGTCGTGCGAAGCCGACGCAACTGA
- a CDS encoding MFS transporter codes for MTRLPDPDRSRALLIGTGAHADRSDLPALPAVAANLADLRQVLTDPATGSLPPQHCVTVADPVTASEVGSPLARLAQEATDLLLVYYGGHGLVDDRGRLHLALPHTDATDIRWTALPFETLREELADSPAAIRVLVLDCCFSGRAIEAMTSGHSTVAGQIDIAGTYTLASTSANAVAYAPEGATHTAFTGALLAALRGPAALNLDQLFDEVRRDLAVRGMPRPQRRVVNNAGDLVLVRPPDPAAPSPAPASEPPAAAWTEPDASTPPRSQPALTRPTPRPRLYPVAVAALLLFQLMVVLVETATEAGTFSQPGAPVGAIEWFSSAYLLTFAATLPVAGRVSDAWGRRRVFAAGAVIFCLASLLGPLASTTTLLLASRVFQGAGAALGTVGVIALVAGRFRPPLAIGLLGVTVITGPVLGRQLGDALISGGTRMVVLGIPALPTALFGLIGWGLIDRAEPERIAATTRQRWATAGVSLWMCTLAYAIDRVGKNGWTDPTASALIAAAAVAGIVWALRARQLRRPDALFGILAGRQWIGALVGTAGVGGTLTAVEWLLSRWALAHGSTVLWTVAAAALSAALAAPYVRRRFGSKPERPAILSVLLVAIGLFWLSRAMHNGAGYWTVLWPLLLTFIGGGLAMAIFAITALAHVSLPSLGTASALLGAGQWVAAALPANALASVVDSIANPPRHDSHFDMISTFFKVATWAFTVGAAFQLPVLVVCALALRRGTRERPAARTRRLARSADHPQVR; via the coding sequence GTGACGCGGTTGCCTGACCCGGACCGCTCCCGCGCCCTTCTCATCGGCACCGGGGCCCACGCCGATAGGTCCGATCTGCCCGCCCTGCCCGCCGTTGCTGCCAACCTTGCAGATCTGCGGCAGGTGCTCACCGATCCCGCCACAGGCTCCCTGCCGCCGCAGCATTGCGTCACCGTCGCTGATCCCGTCACCGCGTCCGAGGTGGGGTCTCCTCTTGCCCGCCTCGCCCAGGAAGCGACCGACCTGCTGTTGGTGTACTACGGCGGACACGGGCTGGTGGACGACCGCGGCAGGCTCCACCTCGCCCTGCCGCACACCGATGCCACGGACATCCGCTGGACCGCACTGCCGTTCGAGACCCTGCGGGAGGAACTGGCCGACAGCCCGGCGGCGATCCGCGTGCTGGTGCTGGACTGCTGCTTCTCCGGGCGGGCCATCGAGGCGATGACGAGCGGACACAGCACAGTGGCCGGACAGATCGACATTGCCGGCACGTACACCCTCGCCTCCACCTCCGCCAACGCCGTCGCCTACGCGCCCGAAGGCGCCACACACACGGCGTTCACCGGCGCCCTGCTCGCAGCCCTGCGGGGGCCGGCGGCACTGAACCTGGACCAGCTCTTCGACGAGGTGCGGCGTGATCTCGCAGTACGCGGTATGCCACGGCCTCAGCGCCGGGTGGTCAACAACGCGGGGGATCTCGTCCTGGTGCGTCCCCCCGATCCGGCTGCCCCTAGCCCTGCCCCCGCGAGCGAACCGCCCGCCGCAGCGTGGACCGAGCCTGACGCCTCCACTCCGCCCCGGTCACAACCGGCCCTGACCCGTCCGACGCCCCGGCCTCGGCTGTACCCAGTCGCCGTCGCCGCCCTGCTGCTCTTCCAGCTCATGGTGGTGCTCGTGGAGACAGCTACGGAGGCGGGGACGTTCAGCCAGCCAGGTGCCCCAGTGGGCGCCATCGAGTGGTTCTCTTCGGCGTACCTGCTGACGTTTGCCGCGACATTGCCCGTCGCCGGCCGCGTCAGCGACGCGTGGGGAAGGCGGCGAGTCTTTGCGGCGGGGGCGGTGATCTTCTGCTTGGCCAGCCTGCTCGGACCACTGGCCTCCACCACGACACTCCTCCTGGCCAGTCGGGTGTTCCAAGGAGCGGGGGCCGCTCTGGGGACGGTGGGTGTGATCGCCCTGGTCGCCGGCCGATTCCGTCCTCCTTTGGCCATCGGGCTCCTGGGCGTCACTGTCATCACCGGTCCAGTCCTCGGCAGGCAGCTCGGCGATGCGCTGATCTCAGGCGGAACCAGGATGGTCGTGCTCGGTATCCCCGCGCTGCCGACCGCGCTCTTCGGCCTGATCGGCTGGGGCTTGATCGACCGTGCCGAACCGGAGCGCATCGCGGCCACCACTCGGCAGCGGTGGGCCACGGCCGGAGTGTCGCTATGGATGTGCACTCTCGCCTACGCCATCGACCGCGTGGGCAAGAACGGCTGGACCGATCCCACAGCATCGGCCCTCATCGCAGCGGCAGCCGTGGCCGGCATCGTCTGGGCGCTACGTGCACGCCAACTGCGGCGACCAGACGCCCTGTTCGGAATCCTCGCCGGCCGGCAGTGGATCGGTGCTCTGGTGGGGACCGCAGGCGTCGGCGGTACTCTCACCGCGGTCGAGTGGCTGCTGTCGCGGTGGGCACTGGCTCACGGGAGCACGGTGCTTTGGACCGTGGCAGCCGCAGCACTGTCCGCCGCACTGGCGGCCCCCTACGTACGCAGACGGTTCGGCAGCAAACCCGAACGGCCCGCGATCCTCAGCGTGCTCCTGGTCGCCATCGGCCTCTTCTGGCTCTCCCGAGCCATGCACAACGGGGCGGGATACTGGACGGTGCTCTGGCCGCTGCTCCTGACGTTCATCGGCGGGGGCTTGGCCATGGCAATCTTCGCGATCACCGCACTCGCCCACGTGTCGCTTCCCTCCCTGGGGACAGCCTCCGCGTTGCTGGGGGCCGGCCAGTGGGTGGCTGCCGCATTGCCGGCGAACGCGCTGGCCAGTGTGGTCGACTCCATCGCCAACCCACCCCGCCACGACAGTCACTTCGATATGATCAGCACGTTCTTCAAGGTCGCCACCTGGGCCTTCACAGTCGGTGCCGCCTTCCAATTGCCGGTCCTAGTCGTCTGTGCCCTCGCCCTCCGCCGTGGAACTCGTGAACGGCCGGCCGCCCGGACGCGGAGACTCGCTCGGTCCGCTGACCACCCGCAGGTCAGGTAG
- a CDS encoding ricin-type beta-trefoil lectin domain protein — protein sequence MEKSKLVRIFVAAAVPAIGLAVASPATAEGYVHWKNKVSGTCLAYESEGYAGLESCDSNRTLWYDSRLADSNWVELAVNVGSRCLDSNARGTVYFGGCVPGNMNQRWSEEKWEGGWVLKNVATGRCLSETADGDVQTFYCSSSNDSQFWS from the coding sequence GTGGAGAAGTCGAAGCTGGTGCGCATATTCGTCGCCGCCGCGGTCCCCGCCATCGGCCTTGCCGTGGCGAGCCCGGCCACTGCCGAGGGATATGTGCACTGGAAGAACAAGGTGAGCGGCACGTGCCTCGCCTACGAGAGCGAAGGCTACGCCGGCCTGGAGAGCTGTGACTCCAACCGCACCCTGTGGTACGACAGCCGGCTTGCGGACAGCAATTGGGTCGAACTCGCTGTCAATGTTGGTTCCCGGTGTCTCGACAGCAACGCCAGAGGCACCGTCTACTTCGGCGGCTGCGTGCCGGGCAACATGAACCAAAGGTGGTCCGAGGAGAAGTGGGAGGGTGGTTGGGTGCTGAAGAACGTCGCCACGGGCAGGTGTCTGTCGGAGACCGCAGACGGTGACGTACAGACCTTCTACTGCAGCTCCAGCAACGACTCCCAGTTCTGGTCATAG
- a CDS encoding alpha/beta fold hydrolase, with amino-acid sequence MQIIMAAMPIGIYWAAGSIGHGHLAISVGTLVAYTGLQQGLFGPTVSLLGVGITLQSSLALFERVFEYLDLPVEMPQLRRRSHPKRLDVARSVEVRATVRLAGASTMRLNTTEGMSMYVEAADGTRLAYEDYGRGEPIVFVASAMLDADMWEYQIPWFVERGYRCIAFDRRGHGRSDRPSSGYDFDTLSDDLAAVIDHLDLRDITLVGHSTGGAEVAHYMARHGEERVARAVLVSAMLPYLMQADDNPAGIPEESIEGLIAAIRTDRPKWLAGQAQSFFATQRNPHVSPAMVDWMLALCLRPAPWVVPRIQRLALVTDHRSALSAITVPILVVHGALDFSAPIDLTGRRTAQRIAGAVLKEYPSAGHALIASHHEQFNTDVLEFIKG; translated from the coding sequence ATGCAGATCATCATGGCCGCCATGCCGATCGGCATCTACTGGGCCGCGGGGTCGATCGGCCACGGTCACCTGGCGATCTCGGTGGGCACCCTGGTCGCGTACACCGGCCTGCAGCAGGGTCTGTTCGGGCCGACCGTCTCGCTGCTGGGGGTAGGCATCACCCTGCAGAGCTCCCTGGCACTCTTCGAGCGCGTCTTCGAGTACCTCGACCTGCCGGTCGAGATGCCCCAACTTCGGCGTCGGTCGCACCCCAAACGCCTGGACGTGGCCCGCAGCGTCGAGGTGCGGGCCACCGTGCGGTTGGCCGGTGCATCCACCATGCGTCTTAACACAACGGAGGGAATGTCCATGTACGTTGAGGCCGCCGACGGCACCCGTCTGGCTTACGAGGATTACGGGCGGGGCGAGCCGATCGTGTTCGTCGCCAGCGCCATGCTCGACGCGGACATGTGGGAGTACCAGATCCCGTGGTTCGTCGAGCGTGGCTACCGTTGCATCGCCTTCGACAGGCGGGGCCACGGCCGGTCGGACCGGCCCTCGTCCGGGTATGACTTCGACACCCTCAGCGATGACCTGGCCGCCGTGATCGACCACCTGGACCTGCGCGACATCACGCTTGTCGGGCATTCGACGGGCGGCGCGGAGGTGGCGCACTACATGGCCAGACATGGTGAGGAGCGGGTGGCGCGGGCCGTGCTCGTCTCCGCGATGCTGCCGTACCTGATGCAGGCGGATGACAACCCCGCGGGGATACCGGAGGAGTCTATAGAGGGCCTGATCGCCGCGATCCGGACCGATCGGCCGAAGTGGCTCGCCGGGCAGGCGCAGTCGTTCTTCGCGACCCAGCGCAACCCCCACGTCTCGCCGGCCATGGTCGACTGGATGCTCGCGCTCTGCCTGCGGCCGGCGCCCTGGGTGGTGCCGCGGATCCAGCGGCTGGCACTCGTCACCGACCACCGGAGCGCCCTGAGCGCGATTACCGTGCCGATCCTCGTCGTCCACGGCGCGCTCGACTTCTCCGCGCCCATCGACCTGACCGGCCGACGCACCGCGCAGCGCATCGCCGGAGCCGTGCTCAAGGAGTACCCCTCCGCCGGCCACGCCCTGATCGCCAGCCACCACGAGCAGTTCAACACCGACGTGCTGGAGTTCATCAAGGGCTGA